One Comamonas odontotermitis genomic window, GGCAGTGCGTTGACCCACGGTGCCAGGCCCCGGAACATGCTCTCCGACAGATTGGTGCGATAGAGAATCTCGCCCATCCACACGAACAGGGGCAGGGCCGTCAACGTCCAGCTGCTGGCCGAACCCCAGATGGTGATCGCCATGGCGTCGCCTGCGGCGCGGGCGGTAAAAAACTCCATGCCGAACCAGGCCACGCCGGCGAGCGTCAGGCCCACCCACACGCCGCCGCCCAGCAGCAGCAGGAGCACCACGATGAGTGCAATGCTTGCGGTAATTTCACTCATGGTGTGCGTCCTCGTTCACGGCGGTCTGGCGTTTGCCCATCAGCTCCAGCACCAGCTCATCGCACAGGGCGATGAAGAAGATGAGGGTGCCCAGGGCCATGAAAATCTGCGGAATCCACATGGGCGTGGCATCAATGCCCACCGAAATATCTTCGATGTCCCATGACTGCCAGGTCAGCCGCGCAGAATAGAAGGCCAGAAAACCCGCCAATATGGTGGCAATCAGCAGCGCGGCAACTTCCATCACCTTGAGTGCCTTGCCCTTGAGCGCGCCCAGCAGCAGCGTCACGCGGATATGCTCGCCCTTCTTGAAAGTGCTGGCCAGCGCCAGAAAACCGGCGCCCGCCATCGCGTAGCCCGCGTAGGCGTCGGTACCGGGTGCGTTGAAGCCGATGACGCGGCT contains:
- a CDS encoding TRAP transporter small permease, with the protein product MRKFLDGLYSAAAWLAGLSMIGILVMVLLTVLSRVIGFNAPGTDAYAGYAMAGAGFLALASTFKKGEHIRVTLLLGALKGKALKVMEVAALLIATILAGFLAFYSARLTWQSWDIEDISVGIDATPMWIPQIFMALGTLIFFIALCDELVLELMGKRQTAVNEDAHHE